The DNA window GTTTCGTCCAGCTCTACCCTATTTTTTCATCCACAAGAATGCAACGTTACTGGTTACTGAATGATCTATATGTCAACGGAAATCATCGTGGAAAAGGATATTCAAAAGAGCTTATCGAAAAAGCTAAAGAATTGTGCATATCCACCAACGCTTGCGGAATTTTACTTGAAACAGGAAAAGGCAATGATGTAGGAAATCAGCTGTATCCTTCTTGTGGATTTAAGCTTTACGATTCGGTAAATTTCTATGAATGGAGCAATTCATGAGTAATGGATAATTAGTATTGAGTAATCATTTAAATCCTTATCTTATACTATTGAAAGTGTATATTCAATTTTGAAATGTTTCAAAAAAGACCTTTAACTTATAACTGAAAATACCATGACTGATTTTCAAAAATATATTCAAAGATATTTAGACCAGATTCCATCAGGAGATTGGTTGAAAGAATTAAAAATTTCCGGAGAAAAAACGTTAGGAATTTATTCTAATCTTACCGAAGAACAATCCAAATTTTCTTACGCCGAAGGAAAATGGACATTGAAAGAACTTCTACTCCACCTATCAGACACGGAAAGAGTATTTCAATACAGAATGCTGGCTTTTGCACGAGGTGATAAAAATAACCTTCCAGGGTTTGATGAAAATGAATATGCCGAAAAGTCTTTTGCCAATGAAAGAACATTAGAATCATTGGTTGAAGAATATAAACTGGTAAGAAAATCATCTCAGATTTTATCAGAAACCCTTAATTCATCTGCTTTACAAACTACAGGTGTGGCCAACGGTAATGAAATTACTGTGGAAACGATCGGAAAATTGATTGTAGGACACAACATTCACCACCTTAATATTATTGAAGAAAGATATTTACCGAAATTGGGATGGATGTGAGAAAATGGATTATTCCAGTGAGCTTAATTGTTTTTACCATTTCTTTATGTTTCAATGCATTTAAGGTTATAGAGGTAGAAGAAATTAAAGCTTATAGCTCCCTAGAAATACTTCTTGTAGGTCCTGTTAGTTTTCTTGGTGGAGGAATATTTGAATTTTTTATTTGGACCGCTAATATTTGGTTTTTGATCGCTCTTATTTTCATTTACAAAAAGCAATCCTATTCAAAAGCCTTTATACTAGGATTAATAGCCACAGTAATTTCAATTTCATTCCTATTTTGGAAAGAAATTCTAATTGCAGAAAATGGAAGACAGGGGAAAATATATAGTTTGGAAGCAGGGTATTTCCTATGGTTAACGTCATTTTTATTTTTAACTATCTGTTCGTTTTTTTTTAATTATAAAATATAAATTTAACAGAACTAAAATATTATCTTGATTTGCTATGAGGCAATTAAAAAAGTTAAAAATTACAGAAAGTATTGAATCTGAAAAATTAATTTTCGAAGAAAATTGGTATGATAGGTTTGATACCTGGACAATCTATTTTGCTTCTTTAGCCATGATTGGAAGTAGTGTACTTTGTGTAAGAGAAATAAAACCTTCTCTAAATAACGGATTGGAGTATTTATTTTTCACTGTCATATTTACTTTTAGTTTATATGTTTTTTATTGCAAATCCACAGAAAAATATTTGAAAGAAATTAAATTTAGTATTTCTAAAGATGAAGCTAAAAACAGGATTCTTGAATATGGTAAGAAATATAATTATAGGATAACCAAAGTTTCTACCAATTTATTTTATTTAAATGAAACGGCTGATTTCTACAGCCCTGTTAACTATGAACAAACTACAATCATTTTCTTTAAAAACAATGCCATTCTTTATACTGTAATTAAAGAATGCTCAAGGGCTAATTTTCCTGTTTTATTTTCTAAGTATCTTACCATATTTGATCTAAAAAAAATATTACATCAGAAAGAAGCTCAACCACGTAAACGCTCGACATATTTTAGTTCATTTTTCCATGGATTATAATCTTTATAAATTTTGATTAAATCAAAATACCATTTCATTTAATCCCTAATTTTTTGTCTAAAAAACATAGATTTTCTACCTTTATCAACTGATTTGAATTCGATACCATTATGGAGCATATTATAGAAGTATTAAAATCCGGCGGAACTATTCTTTACCCTACTGATACCATCTGGGGAATAGGTTGTGATGCCACCAATATAGAAGCAGTCAATAAAATTTTTGACATTAAAAAACGTGAAAAAAATAAATCCATGATTATTCTGGTAGAGTCTGAAAAAAGACTTCAGGATTTGGTGGATGTTCCGGAAATGGCCTGGGAAATCATTGATCTGAGTGAAAAACCGGTTACTATGGTTTATGAGAATCCAAAAGGTCTTCCTAAAGAATTGCTTGCTGAAGACGGTAGTATCGGGATCCGATTGGTAAAAAATGATTTTTGCAAAAAGCTGATTACAAAGCTTAATAAACCGTTGGTATCTACATCCGCTAATTTTAGTGGAGAAAAAAGTCCATTGAAATTTTCTGATATTTCTGAAGAGATGATTAATCTTGTTGATTATGCGGTAGAAGAAGACAGAGAAAAGGTTTCAAAATATTCAGGTTCTTCGGTGATCAAAATCTGGAGTGATAACAGAATAAAAGTTCTTCGTGAATAATATCATCCGAAGATCTTTTTATTTTTAGAGTCTTGTCTGTGTGTACCGGCAGGATTTCTTTTTTTAATTCTATCTTTGCAAAACTTCAACTCATAAAATACATGCTATGAACCATCAACAATTTGCTCAGCTATGGGTAGATGCCTGGAACTCTCATGATTTGGAAGATATTCTTTCTCATTATTCTGAAGATATCGACATAACAACGCCAATGATAGCTCTGGCTACGGGCGGAAAGGAAAGTTCATTAAAAGGGAAAGATGCAGTTCGTGAATATTGGAGAAAAGCACTGGATAAATTTCCGGATCTTCACTTTGATTTGATTCATTCAACGGCTGGAGTTGATTCTGTGGCATTATTTTATAAGTCTATTATGGATAAACATGCTGTTGAGGTTATGTTTTTTAATGAAGAAGGAAAAATTAGTAGGATGTATGCTCATTATGATTAATGAGTGACATTGGTAGAAATTGACACTATTATAAACGATGAAAATTAATCTTAATCAAAATAAAAATTTAAAACTTTTCAAAATAATTTCTGAAGCTGCAGAAAGGAATAACCAATCCGTATATATCGTGGGTGGTTATGTGAGAGATCTTCTGATGAAGAGGAAAGCTTCTACAGACATTGACTTTGTCACAGAGCAAAGTGGTATTGAGCTGGCGCAAAATGTAGCAGCCGATATTGATCCAAAATTAAAGGTTTCTGTATTCAAAACCTATGGAACGGCTATGATCAAGTATAAGGAACTTGAACTGGAGTTTGTGGGTGCCAGAAAGGAAAGCTACACCGAAAACAGCCGAAAACCCGAAGTAGAAGGCGGAACCCTTGAAGATGATCAAAAGAGACGGGATTTTACCATCAATGCGATGGCCATTTCTTTAAATAAAGATAATTTCGGAGAACTCATTGATCCATTTAATGGTATCGAAGATCTTGAAAAAGAAATCTTAAGAACACCATTAGAACCTGCACAAACCTATTCTGATGATCCGTTGAGAATGATGAGAGCCTTACGTTTT is part of the Chryseobacterium lactis genome and encodes:
- a CDS encoding GNAT family N-acetyltransferase: MKNTRKATISDLPQLAELFDQYRIFYHKESDVPAAKDFLQQRLENKDSEIFVAEENEVLTGFVQLYPIFSSTRMQRYWLLNDLYVNGNHRGKGYSKELIEKAKELCISTNACGILLETGKGNDVGNQLYPSCGFKLYDSVNFYEWSNS
- a CDS encoding DinB family protein, which gives rise to MTDFQKYIQRYLDQIPSGDWLKELKISGEKTLGIYSNLTEEQSKFSYAEGKWTLKELLLHLSDTERVFQYRMLAFARGDKNNLPGFDENEYAEKSFANERTLESLVEEYKLVRKSSQILSETLNSSALQTTGVANGNEITVETIGKLIVGHNIHHLNIIEERYLPKLGWM
- a CDS encoding L-threonylcarbamoyladenylate synthase, encoding MEHIIEVLKSGGTILYPTDTIWGIGCDATNIEAVNKIFDIKKREKNKSMIILVESEKRLQDLVDVPEMAWEIIDLSEKPVTMVYENPKGLPKELLAEDGSIGIRLVKNDFCKKLITKLNKPLVSTSANFSGEKSPLKFSDISEEMINLVDYAVEEDREKVSKYSGSSVIKIWSDNRIKVLRE
- a CDS encoding nuclear transport factor 2 family protein; the protein is MNHQQFAQLWVDAWNSHDLEDILSHYSEDIDITTPMIALATGGKESSLKGKDAVREYWRKALDKFPDLHFDLIHSTAGVDSVALFYKSIMDKHAVEVMFFNEEGKISRMYAHYD